The window AGGGAGTCGTCGCTGCAGGCGAAATGCGCTTCTCTGCCGATATGGCCATTGGTGGAATGCTGGCCGCCGTGCCGATCCTCGCGCTCTCGGCTTTTATCGCTGTGGTCGCCAACATGCTCCAGGTCGGCATTGCCGCCAGCCCCAAAGCCCTGATGCCCAATCTTGACCGCATCAACCCGGTCAACGGCTTCAAGCGGCTGCTCTCCGTTCGGTCGGCGTTCGAAATTCTCAAAGCTCTCTTCAAATTCCTGCTTATATCCTACGTGGCCTATCGCGCCGCTTTGGGCAGCAGCGAGCAGTGGTTGTCGGCCTCGCGCTTGCCTTTTGCGCAGGCGGTCGGCCTTATCGGTCAAGCCGCTCACGCCATGCTGGTCAAAATCGGCTTTGCCTGGCTCGCGCTCGCATTGGCCGACTATCTGTTCCAGCGCTGGCAGTTCGAAAAGAGCATCAAGATGACCAAGCACGAGGTGAAGGAGGAGTACAAGCAGAGCGAGGGCGACCCGCACATGCGGGGCATGATCAAGCAGAAAATGACCAAGTTGGCGATGCGCCGCATGATTCAGGATGTGCGCCGCGCCGACGCGCTGGTAACCAACCCGACGACCTTTGCCGTGGCTCTGCGATACGATTCGGCATCGATGCGCGCTCCTAAAGTGATCGCTAAGGGAAAGGGGCCGCTGGCAGCCCGAATCCGCGCTGAGGCGGAACTCCATCGCGTGCCGATAATAGCCAATCCGCCTTTAGCCCGCAGCCTCTACGCCGGAGCCGAAGTCGGCGACGAGATTCCGGTCAATCTCTACGAGGCCGTCGCCGAAGTCCTGGCGTACGTCTATCGGCTTCGCCATAGAGCGTAACGCCCCTCGCAAGAATGTTCCCTGAACAGGTCGCCGTGCTCAGGGTTCGATTCGTACTCGATTTTGTGCTACATTTCCGATGATTCCCGTTCGCGCACAAGCGCGGCGCGTAACTTGGCCCTCTCACACCATCTCGACCAGCATCTCGCCGCCGTTCAATATGGTCGCGCGCCAGCCCGGCTCGATCAGTGTCGTTGAGTCGTGCTGAACGACCAGCGCCGGGCCCAATAACTCTTGCCGAAAGTCAGACCGAGGAACTACAGGCAGCCGCATCCGAACCCCATCTAGCCATGCGTGTATCTCCCCGCTTGCATATCGCACTGGCGCTACGGGTATGGTCGTCGCAGCTGTAGCAGGCTTCACCGTCCACCGAACGCGGCGATTGACCGCCTGAATCGGCTTGCTTTCGTCCGCAAAGCCGTACAACTGCCGATGCCGCTCATGAAACGACCTCTCGGCGCCGTTCTCGGGAACCGTGATCTCGTACGACTGCCCTACATAGCGCAGATCGAGGAATCGCTCTTCGACAGCCTTTGGATCGATGTCGCCTGGTCGCTCGGGCCGCCGGTCTTGGTGCAAGATGTTCGCCGTCTCTTCGTGCGCAACGTCTGCAAGCAGCAATCCCCAAGCCGAAAGCAGACCGGGAGCGGTGGGGACCAAAAAGCGCTTCATGCCGAGCCGCTCGCACAGAGCGCACGCATGAAGCCCGCCGCCCCCGCCAAACGGCAATAGCGAAAACTCCGCCGGATCGTATCCTTTGGCCGCCGAGACCCACCGCAGCGCCCTCGCCATCTTCTCTCGCGCCAACTCGACGATAGCCTGCGCAGATTCTGAAACGCTCAATCCCAGCCCGCGCGCAATGCCGCCGATTGCGTCGCTTGCTGCTAAAATGTCCAACTTTGCACCTTGATACCCGAACAAATCGGGCAATATCCAACCCAGCACGAGGCATGCGTCCGTTACGGTCGGCGGGCCGCCATTGCCATAGCAGGCCGGGCCAGGCTCGGTGCCCGCGCTCTCGGGCCCAACGCGAAGCGCCCCTCCCGGATCCAATCGCGCGATCGATCCTCCGCCCGCCCCAATCGTCTCGATATCGATCCTTGGCAGGCGAAACGGCAGCCCGTCGATCTCCCCTGAATACGACCGACCATAGTCCCCATCGATGAGAGAAACGTCGGTCGAGGTGCCGCCCATATCCAAGGTCAGCAACTTCTCAAAACCGCATGACTGCCCGACGGCGCGCGCTCCGACAACGCCCGCCGCCGGGCCCGACAACAGCGTCAACGCAGGCAGTCTCGCCGCCCGTTCCGCCGACATCAAGCCGCCGTCCGAACGCATTATCAAGACCCGGGACCCACTTAGCGAACTGAGGTAGGGCCGCATCATTGGTCCCACGTAGGCGTTCAAGACCGTGGTCGATGCCCGCTCATACTCGCGATACTCGGGCGAGACATCGATCGACAGAGACGCATAGAAGCGATCGCCCAGTATCTGCCCGGCCAATCGCTCCAGCCTGGGATCGAACGGCGAGTTGATAAAGCAGACCGCGACCGACTCGACGCCCTGATCCGCCCATTTTCGAGCGGCCTTTTCCAGTCCGGCTATCCCATCGAACGCCGTAAGAGCGCGCTGCTCTATTCGCTCTTCTGCTTCGAAAACTAAATCGGTTGGTATCAAGCAAGGCGGTCCCTCGGCGCGCAGGTCATAAATGCGCCGCCTCGTCTGCCGTCCGATCCTTAGCAGGTCGCCAAACCCTTTCGTGGTTACAAAGGCCGTCTTTGCGCCCTTTTGTTGTAGAACAGCGTTCGTAGCGACCGTGGTGCCGTGCAGAAGTTCATACGGCATGTCGACTCCAGACAGCCGAACGCCTTCTGCAACCGCCTGGGCGGGATTCGACGGCGTAGAAGGCGTCTTGAGCAGCCGAACTTCATCCCCATCGACGGCCACAATGTCCGTAAAGGTGCCGCCGGTATCGACCCCCAGTCTCTTCATCGAACAGATTATGAACCCCGCGCGCCTGCCGGTTCGTCAAAACAGTGGCACAAATCAATCCGTGAGGGAGAACCATGAAGATTGCGCTTGCCATTGCGATAGCATTCGCTTCCTACGTTGCGGCCGCCCAAGGCCTGCTGATCGAGACCGACGAGATCCCACAACGAGACCACCAAGGCTATACTATTCGAGAGCATCACGTTCGGATAGCCATCAAGGACGGCACGGCCGAGACCACCGTCGAGCAGCTGTTCCAGAACAACGGCCCGCGCCCGATCATGGCTGATTATATGTTCCCGCTGCCAGACGGCGCGGCGGTCAGCAACTTCTCAATGTCGTTCGGCGATCGCAAGATCGAAGCCAAGCTGCTGAACGCCGCCGAAGCCAGGCGCATTTTCGAGAGCATCGTCCGCCGCCGACAAGACCCCGCTCTGTTGGAGTTTGCCGGTCGATCGGTGCTCCGCGCCCGAGTTTTTCCCATCCCCGCGGGCGAATCCCGGAGAATCACCGTTACCTATTCGCAGACATTGCGCCGCGATGCGGGCATCGATGTCTTCGATCTCGCGCTGCGCCCTCTGCGCGGCGTCCAGAAGCCCATCGAAAGCCTCACCATCGATGCCGATGTGCGCACCACCAACCCGATCACAACGGTTTACTGCCCTTCTCACGCAGAAGCAATCGTCAGGCGCACATCAGATTATGCAGCGACCGTAACGCTGCGCGCAAGCCAGACGCTCCCAGAGCGAGACTTTCAACTTTACATCGGCTCATCTGCCAAAGCATTTGACGCGCGCGTCATCCAACATCGCGATCGAGGCGACGGCTACTTTTTACTGCTCTTGGGCGCAGGCAAGCAAGCCCCGACCGATGCTATGCCCAAACAGGTGATGTTTGTGCTGGACCGTACCGGCAGCATGAGCGGCGAGAAGCTCCGCCAGGCCAAACAAGCCTTTAAGTACTGCCTAGAATCGCTCCGCGAGAGAGACCGCTTCAACCTTATCTACTTTAACGAGCAACCGACCGTGGTCTTCGAGAGCCTCGTCGCGGCGAACTCGGACAACGTGCGGCGCGCGATCGAGGAAGTGGATAAGTTGGATGCCCGAGGCGGCACCAACATTCACGATTCTCTCTCCACCGCGTTCGAACGCTTTCCGATCGACCGAATGCGCGCGTTCCGTGCTGTCGTCTTCCTCACCGATGGTTTGCCGACGGTCGGCGAAACTGCAATAACCAAGATCCTCGACCGTGTCCGCTCGCTCAATCAAAGCAAGGTCGTTCGCCTCTTTTGCTTTGGCGTTGGATACGACGTGAACGTGCCCCTGCTGGACAAGCTGGCCGAGCAGAACGGCGGCACGACCGAGTATGTTCGCCCGGACGAGAACATCGAATCCAAGTTAGGCGAGTTTAGCGATCGAATTCAAGCCCCTGCGCTTATGGGGGTCGAGCTTCGCGGCGAGGGCATGTACGATGTCTATCCCCCGCTTCCGGTCGATCTCTTCCATGGCCAACAGCTCGTCCTAGCGGGCCGATACCGCACGACCGGACGACTAACCATCGAAGGTCAGTCCTCCGAAGGTCGCGTTGCGCTGACTGTCGATCTCCGATCAGATGCGACTGGAGGCGACTATGCGCCTCGGCTCTGGGCGATGCGAAAAGTGGGCTACTTGATGGACGAGTGGCGACTGAACAAGAATCCAGAAGTGGAGGCCGAGATCTTGCGCCTCGCCAAGGAGCACGGGATCGTAACGCCCTTCACCTCCTTCCTGATCGATGACGACATGATCGCGTGGGACGGCAGGGCGCCTCGAGAAGACGTCAAACTCAGGTTTAGATCGACCAACGAGGCGGCCCAACGAGACGACGGCGAAGGGTCCGTGCGCGCATCCCAAAACGCCTATGGCCTGAAGGGCGCCGGCGGAGGCGGAAGCGTCCAGCAAAAGATCGCAGCCGGCGAATCGGTAACACACTACAACGAGCAGCTCGGCTACGATGCGCCTGCAACTTTGGCAGACAAGGCGCAGGCCAAGATGCGCAATGTAGGCGGCAAGACTTTCTATCTGCAGAACGATGTCTGGACCGACAGCCAGCTGGACAACGGCGCTAAGACCATCGTCATCCAGCCCTTTAGCCAGGCGCACTTCGACCTGATAGAAAGACGACCCTCCTTGCGCCAATACGCGACGGTGGGCGACAAGGCGATCATTCAGCTGCCCAAGGCTGCCGTCAAGTTCGACCGCAACGGCAAAACGAAGCTCTCTGCCGAAGAGTGGAAGCTGATCGGCGAAGAGCCAAAAGACGGCAAAAAAGCAGGCGAGTCGACCGCTCTGAGCCTCGGCTGGGCCTCCCTGCCCCTCGCTCTGTTAGGCTTGCTCGTCTACGCCGTCAAAAAGAGATAGAGAATCTCGACCCTTAGGACTTCGGGCTGACTTCTTTAGCCTGAAGTCCCTTGGGGCCGTTCGTCGCCTCAAACTCGACTTCTTGCCCTTCGTGCAACGACTTGTGTCCTGCACCGACGATCGCAGAATAATGGACGAAGACCTCTTGTCCGTCATCGGCCACGATAAAGCCAAAGCCTTTTGCATCGTTAAACCACTTAACGCGTCCGGTTTGCATCTTTTCCTCCTGCCTTAGGCGCCCCAATTTCGCCCGGCGCCTTTTTAGTCAAGAGTTATTTCGGTCAATTTGACCGCAATTCCTGCAGGATGAATAAAAAATAAGTGTTATCACGTAACTAATTGGGATCCGTGTCGATCAGTAGCCCGGCTCGCTCGCCGCCGGCCATATTGGGAATCCGAACCTCCAATCCCTGTTCGGTAGCCTTACAGGCTAATTTCGTCGTCTGAACGTCCCGAAGGTCGATCCAGTCCGCCTGCATGTCTGGATACCACTCTGGCCGTGCAAATCGGTGCAGCGTCAGACAGATCGAACCGGCCGGCCGGTCGTCGCCCCCATTCTCGATAGCAAACAGGTGAAACCGATTCTGCTTCAA of the Armatimonadota bacterium genome contains:
- the flhB gene encoding flagellar biosynthesis protein FlhB translates to MSGDDRTEQATPKKRQDARQKGQTARSPEVSSAALFLAFALTLPLLTSWSGGRLIDTMKQGVVAAGEMRFSADMAIGGMLAAVPILALSAFIAVVANMLQVGIAASPKALMPNLDRINPVNGFKRLLSVRSAFEILKALFKFLLISYVAYRAALGSSEQWLSASRLPFAQAVGLIGQAAHAMLVKIGFAWLALALADYLFQRWQFEKSIKMTKHEVKEEYKQSEGDPHMRGMIKQKMTKLAMRRMIQDVRRADALVTNPTTFAVALRYDSASMRAPKVIAKGKGPLAARIRAEAELHRVPIIANPPLARSLYAGAEVGDEIPVNLYEAVAEVLAYVYRLRHRA
- a CDS encoding hydantoinase/oxoprolinase family protein; amino-acid sequence: MKRLGVDTGGTFTDIVAVDGDEVRLLKTPSTPSNPAQAVAEGVRLSGVDMPYELLHGTTVATNAVLQQKGAKTAFVTTKGFGDLLRIGRQTRRRIYDLRAEGPPCLIPTDLVFEAEERIEQRALTAFDGIAGLEKAARKWADQGVESVAVCFINSPFDPRLERLAGQILGDRFYASLSIDVSPEYREYERASTTVLNAYVGPMMRPYLSSLSGSRVLIMRSDGGLMSAERAARLPALTLLSGPAAGVVGARAVGQSCGFEKLLTLDMGGTSTDVSLIDGDYGRSYSGEIDGLPFRLPRIDIETIGAGGGSIARLDPGGALRVGPESAGTEPGPACYGNGGPPTVTDACLVLGWILPDLFGYQGAKLDILAASDAIGGIARGLGLSVSESAQAIVELAREKMARALRWVSAAKGYDPAEFSLLPFGGGGGLHACALCERLGMKRFLVPTAPGLLSAWGLLLADVAHEETANILHQDRRPERPGDIDPKAVEERFLDLRYVGQSYEITVPENGAERSFHERHRQLYGFADESKPIQAVNRRVRWTVKPATAATTIPVAPVRYASGEIHAWLDGVRMRLPVVPRSDFRQELLGPALVVQHDSTTLIEPGWRATILNGGEMLVEMV
- a CDS encoding VWA domain-containing protein; amino-acid sequence: MKIALAIAIAFASYVAAAQGLLIETDEIPQRDHQGYTIREHHVRIAIKDGTAETTVEQLFQNNGPRPIMADYMFPLPDGAAVSNFSMSFGDRKIEAKLLNAAEARRIFESIVRRRQDPALLEFAGRSVLRARVFPIPAGESRRITVTYSQTLRRDAGIDVFDLALRPLRGVQKPIESLTIDADVRTTNPITTVYCPSHAEAIVRRTSDYAATVTLRASQTLPERDFQLYIGSSAKAFDARVIQHRDRGDGYFLLLLGAGKQAPTDAMPKQVMFVLDRTGSMSGEKLRQAKQAFKYCLESLRERDRFNLIYFNEQPTVVFESLVAANSDNVRRAIEEVDKLDARGGTNIHDSLSTAFERFPIDRMRAFRAVVFLTDGLPTVGETAITKILDRVRSLNQSKVVRLFCFGVGYDVNVPLLDKLAEQNGGTTEYVRPDENIESKLGEFSDRIQAPALMGVELRGEGMYDVYPPLPVDLFHGQQLVLAGRYRTTGRLTIEGQSSEGRVALTVDLRSDATGGDYAPRLWAMRKVGYLMDEWRLNKNPEVEAEILRLAKEHGIVTPFTSFLIDDDMIAWDGRAPREDVKLRFRSTNEAAQRDDGEGSVRASQNAYGLKGAGGGGSVQQKIAAGESVTHYNEQLGYDAPATLADKAQAKMRNVGGKTFYLQNDVWTDSQLDNGAKTIVIQPFSQAHFDLIERRPSLRQYATVGDKAIIQLPKAAVKFDRNGKTKLSAEEWKLIGEEPKDGKKAGESTALSLGWASLPLALLGLLVYAVKKR
- a CDS encoding cold-shock protein; translated protein: MQTGRVKWFNDAKGFGFIVADDGQEVFVHYSAIVGAGHKSLHEGQEVEFEATNGPKGLQAKEVSPKS